Proteins encoded within one genomic window of Pantoea eucalypti:
- the dapC gene encoding succinyldiaminopimelate transaminase → MNPALKQLHPYPFEKLRALLAGIQPDKNLTPISLSIGEPKHSAPEMVKQMLISSLDKMSVYPATLGIPELREAIINWCERRFGVPKGWLDASRHVLPVNGTREALFAFTQAVVEPNVEGLVVSPNPFYQIYEGAAILAGAAPHYLPCLESNGFIPDFEAVSADIWTRCQIVFLCSPGNPTGALIPLETLKSLISLADKYDFIIAADECYSELYFDELSPPPGLLTACAEMGRIDFKRCVVFHSLSKRSNLPGLRSGFVAGDAEILKSFLLYRTYHGCAMPVHSQLASATAWRDEAHVRDNRSLYREKFDAVLEILTPVLKVKKPDGGFYLWAEVPGDDTDFCRQLFSHTNVTVIPGSYLSREVDGINPGAGWIRMALVAPVAECVEAATRIRDFLSTYRR, encoded by the coding sequence ATGAACCCTGCGCTGAAACAACTTCACCCCTACCCGTTTGAAAAACTTCGAGCCTTACTTGCTGGAATTCAACCTGATAAAAATCTAACGCCTATATCACTGTCGATCGGAGAGCCTAAACATTCGGCCCCGGAAATGGTCAAACAAATGCTTATTTCCAGTCTCGATAAAATGTCGGTGTATCCCGCAACTCTGGGTATCCCTGAATTGCGCGAGGCAATCATAAACTGGTGTGAAAGGAGGTTTGGCGTCCCAAAGGGATGGCTTGATGCCAGTCGTCATGTTCTACCGGTAAACGGAACACGAGAAGCATTATTTGCCTTTACCCAGGCAGTTGTTGAACCTAATGTCGAAGGTTTGGTGGTCAGCCCAAACCCATTCTATCAGATATATGAAGGTGCTGCGATCCTGGCGGGGGCGGCTCCGCATTACCTGCCATGCCTTGAGAGTAACGGTTTCATTCCTGACTTTGAGGCTGTTTCAGCGGATATCTGGACACGTTGTCAAATTGTATTCCTGTGTTCCCCAGGCAATCCTACCGGTGCACTTATCCCTCTTGAAACGCTAAAATCACTCATTAGCCTTGCGGATAAATACGATTTTATTATTGCAGCCGATGAATGTTACAGCGAATTGTACTTTGACGAGTTGTCGCCCCCTCCGGGTTTACTGACCGCATGCGCAGAGATGGGCCGTATCGATTTTAAGCGCTGTGTTGTTTTCCACAGTCTTTCAAAACGATCGAACCTGCCAGGCCTTCGGTCTGGATTTGTGGCTGGTGATGCAGAGATTCTCAAATCATTTTTGCTCTATCGCACATATCATGGCTGCGCAATGCCGGTGCATAGCCAGCTCGCAAGCGCCACGGCCTGGCGGGATGAGGCACATGTTCGCGACAACCGTTCTCTTTATCGGGAAAAGTTTGATGCGGTTCTTGAAATTCTGACCCCTGTTCTTAAGGTGAAGAAGCCTGACGGAGGCTTTTATCTTTGGGCCGAAGTCCCTGGTGACGATACCGACTTTTGCCGGCAACTCTTTAGTCATACAAATGTTACAGTCATCCCAGGCTCATATCTTTCCCGGGAGGTTGACGGCATCAATCCGGGCGCAGGCTGGATTCGAATGGCATTAGTTGCACCTGTTGCAGAGTGTGTGGAGGCGGCCACACGAATAAGGGATTTTCTGTCTACCTATCGTAGGTAA
- a CDS encoding IS3 family transposase, with translation MTDSYPQDASALIVNRVHAAYALWPSECQWLAVLHQNEITETRIHHGYRRVYVMLRREGCRNNHKRIYRLFSEQALLLRLKRPRRNKSAQRRQPQPQPQPQGLYSNHVWGMEFVSDVLFDRRRLRLLKVIDLYTDECLGSASGRICVQQKWQKC, from the coding sequence TTGACTGATTCATATCCGCAGGATGCATCAGCTTTAATCGTTAACCGGGTTCACGCAGCGTATGCTCTTTGGCCGTCTGAATGTCAGTGGCTAGCTGTCTTACATCAGAATGAGATAACCGAAACGCGAATTCACCATGGATATCGCCGGGTATACGTGATGCTCAGGCGGGAAGGCTGTCGCAATAACCACAAACGGATCTACCGGCTTTTCAGCGAGCAGGCGCTGTTACTGCGCCTCAAACGTCCACGGCGCAATAAATCCGCGCAGCGCCGGCAGCCACAGCCTCAGCCTCAGCCTCAGGGGCTGTATTCGAATCACGTCTGGGGCATGGAATTTGTCTCGGACGTGCTGTTTGACAGGCGACGACTGCGCCTGCTAAAGGTTATCGACCTTTACACCGACGAATGCCTGGGATCTGCGTCGGGCAGAATCTGCGTTCAACAGAAGTGGCAGAAATGCTGA
- a CDS encoding integrase core domain-containing protein codes for MGVRKWEKDRLSRPGAPSDNATVESFNGWLRQECLNDNWLMSLEDALHKIESWRILFNKRRPHSAVGCMPPPNLPKNLLVARICSHNEAGYSRL; via the coding sequence ATGGGTGTACGAAAGTGGGAGAAGGATCGACTTTCACGCCCGGGAGCACCCTCGGACAACGCTACAGTCGAGTCCTTCAACGGCTGGTTGCGTCAGGAATGCCTGAATGATAACTGGCTCATGTCTCTGGAGGATGCACTGCACAAGATCGAGTCCTGGCGCATACTCTTTAACAAGAGACGTCCCCATTCTGCAGTGGGCTGTATGCCCCCTCCGAATTTGCCCAAAAATCTGCTGGTTGCCAGAATATGCAGCCATAATGAAGCCGGTTATTCCCGATTATGA